From a single Sinomonas atrocyanea genomic region:
- a CDS encoding energy-coupling factor transporter transmembrane component T, which produces MWTAAILAAAVLSARAGTLRRVAAAAALVVAPFALWAFLIHGLFFPEGTAVLVAWGPARVTVEGLAYAAGFVLRTAALVCTMLAFSVWADVAVLRAALVRRGVPAPLGYVLASALGLVATVADRMRRIREAQEARGLVVRPGPGGRILAGRLQAVPLVLALVDEAGERALALDARGQALPGPRTAYVDEPDSAAQRALRWALVVASAAMVAAAVVPGVAHAVAVAGGGR; this is translated from the coding sequence GTGTGGACGGCGGCGATCCTCGCGGCGGCCGTCCTGTCCGCGCGCGCGGGGACGCTGCGGCGCGTCGCCGCCGCCGCGGCCCTCGTGGTCGCGCCGTTCGCCCTCTGGGCGTTCCTGATCCACGGGCTCTTCTTCCCCGAGGGGACGGCGGTGCTCGTGGCCTGGGGCCCGGCCCGCGTCACGGTCGAGGGACTCGCCTACGCTGCAGGGTTCGTGCTGCGCACCGCCGCGCTCGTCTGCACCATGCTCGCCTTCTCGGTCTGGGCCGACGTCGCCGTGCTGAGGGCGGCCCTCGTGCGGCGCGGCGTCCCTGCGCCGCTCGGCTACGTCCTCGCCTCGGCCCTGGGCCTCGTGGCCACGGTCGCCGACCGGATGCGCCGCATCCGCGAGGCCCAGGAGGCCCGCGGGCTCGTGGTCCGGCCCGGGCCGGGCGGGCGCATCCTCGCGGGCCGGCTCCAGGCCGTGCCGCTCGTGCTCGCCCTCGTGGACGAGGCCGGCGAGCGCGCCCTCGCGCTCGACGCGCGCGGACAGGCCCTTCCCGGCCCCCGCACCGCGTACGTCGACGAGCCCGACTCGGCCGCCCAGCGCGCCCTGCGCTGGGCGCTGGTCGTCGCCTCGGCCGCCATGGTGGCGGCCGCCGTCGTCCCCGGAGTGGCCCACGCTGTGGCCGTGGCGGGCGGCGGGCGATGA
- a CDS encoding DUF402 domain-containing protein, whose amino-acid sequence MQPPPPAGAPRPGELVVARNRKWDGTGHWVVPGFGLGEDEHGWWIYQGRGEFISRPGAALHTRSDAVLLIPRAGGYAATFYDDTNPGDFRVYVDLAWDLAWHRIGAPAGEGHPGVVEFHMVDMDLDVVRSARHGVFVDDEDEFAEHAAAMAYPEGLVAAVRSECARLHEAVLAGTGPFDGISDAWMALGRKENP is encoded by the coding sequence ATCCAGCCGCCCCCGCCGGCGGGTGCGCCGCGCCCCGGCGAGCTGGTGGTGGCCCGCAACCGCAAGTGGGACGGCACGGGCCACTGGGTGGTCCCGGGGTTCGGCCTGGGCGAGGACGAGCACGGCTGGTGGATCTACCAGGGGCGCGGCGAGTTCATCTCGCGCCCCGGTGCTGCGCTGCACACGCGCTCGGACGCGGTCCTGCTCATCCCGCGTGCCGGCGGGTACGCGGCCACGTTCTACGACGACACCAACCCCGGCGACTTCCGCGTGTACGTGGACCTCGCGTGGGACCTCGCCTGGCACCGCATCGGCGCTCCGGCGGGGGAGGGGCACCCCGGTGTGGTCGAGTTCCACATGGTCGACATGGACCTCGACGTGGTCCGCTCGGCCCGTCACGGCGTGTTCGTCGACGACGAGGACGAGTTCGCCGAGCACGCGGCCGCGATGGCCTACCCCGAGGGCCTGGTCGCGGCGGTCCGGTCCGAGTGCGCGCGGCTGCACGAGGCCGTGCTCGCGGGCACCGGCCCCTTTGACGGCATCTCCGACGCCTGGATGGCGTTGGGACGGAAGGAGAACCCATGA
- a CDS encoding glycosyl transferase family 9, with product MSHPLTEDAPRRSPLRTVLIVLGAAAIVATFIYLVATSPAEPVDTPSASAALVALTGYGIATVLLFAGILPTLPTTTLALIPVALVLNIVLGQFVGTVIVPIYLDSIGTVLVGFLAGSAAGAATGLLSTIVWSFFNPTLIPFAAGAAAIGALAGLAARIGAVRRFWWVPVAGLVTGAVAAVIGSTVAIAVFGGTSTGATGAVIAVFRAAGDSLAESVVKGSIASDLTDKLVTFVVAAALAYALPQRATGRFEFVRAHRVLARRRRAEAAPAA from the coding sequence ATGTCGCACCCCCTGACAGAAGACGCCCCGCGCCGCTCCCCGCTCAGGACGGTCCTCATCGTCCTCGGGGCCGCTGCCATCGTCGCGACGTTCATCTACCTCGTGGCCACCTCTCCCGCAGAGCCGGTGGACACGCCCTCGGCCTCGGCCGCCCTCGTGGCGCTCACGGGCTACGGGATCGCCACGGTCCTCCTCTTCGCCGGCATCCTGCCCACCCTGCCCACCACGACCCTCGCCCTCATCCCGGTGGCCCTCGTGCTGAACATCGTGCTCGGCCAGTTCGTCGGCACCGTCATCGTGCCGATCTACCTCGATTCGATCGGCACCGTGCTCGTGGGCTTCCTCGCCGGGTCCGCGGCCGGCGCCGCGACGGGGCTGCTGAGCACCATCGTGTGGTCCTTCTTCAACCCGACCCTCATCCCGTTCGCCGCCGGGGCCGCCGCGATCGGCGCCCTCGCGGGCCTCGCCGCGCGGATCGGGGCCGTGCGGCGGTTCTGGTGGGTTCCCGTCGCCGGTCTCGTCACCGGCGCGGTCGCGGCGGTGATCGGCTCGACCGTCGCGATCGCGGTGTTCGGCGGGACCTCCACCGGGGCGACCGGGGCTGTCATCGCCGTCTTCCGGGCCGCGGGGGACAGCCTCGCCGAGTCCGTCGTCAAGGGTTCGATCGCGTCCGACCTGACGGACAAGCTCGTCACGTTCGTCGTGGCGGCCGCCCTGGCCTACGCCCTTCCGCAGCGGGCCACGGGCCGCTTCGAGTTCGTCCGGGCGCATCGCGTGCTCGCCCGGCGCCGCCGCGCCGAGGCGGCCCCCGCTGCCTGA
- a CDS encoding aldo/keto reductase: protein MTDYRRLGRSGLTVSTVGLGCNNLGRANTPTETQEGTDAVVHAAIDAGITLFDVADVYGRTPGLSEEMLGKALKGRRDDVVVATKFGMDMHGANGKDFGARGSRRYIRTAVEASLRRLGTDWIDLYQYHTPDTETPIEETLSALDDLVREGKVRYIGHSNRTGWQIAEAEFTARMGGFTPFISSQNHYNLLDRRAELEVTEAAEAYGLGVLPYFPLANGLLTGKYSRGSAPEGSRLSHTRTNLVHDADWDQLDRFSAFAEERGLTELQVAFSWLAAQPSVASVIAGATKPEQIRQNAEAASWEPSAEDLAELDEIFPKTPRVALF from the coding sequence ATGACTGACTACCGCCGCCTCGGCCGCTCCGGCCTGACCGTCTCGACCGTCGGCCTCGGCTGCAACAACCTCGGCCGCGCCAACACCCCGACCGAGACCCAGGAGGGCACCGACGCCGTCGTCCACGCCGCGATCGATGCGGGCATCACCCTCTTCGACGTCGCCGACGTGTACGGCCGCACCCCCGGGCTGAGCGAGGAGATGCTCGGCAAGGCGCTCAAGGGCCGCCGCGACGACGTCGTGGTCGCCACCAAGTTCGGCATGGACATGCACGGCGCGAACGGGAAGGACTTCGGCGCACGCGGCTCGCGGCGCTACATCCGCACCGCGGTCGAGGCCTCCCTCCGCCGCCTCGGCACCGACTGGATCGACCTGTACCAGTACCACACCCCGGACACCGAGACCCCGATCGAGGAGACGCTCTCGGCGCTCGACGACCTCGTCCGCGAGGGCAAGGTGCGCTACATCGGGCACTCGAACCGCACCGGCTGGCAGATCGCCGAGGCGGAGTTCACGGCGCGGATGGGCGGCTTCACCCCGTTCATCTCGAGCCAGAACCACTACAACCTCCTCGACCGGCGCGCCGAGCTGGAGGTCACGGAGGCCGCCGAGGCGTACGGCCTCGGGGTCCTGCCCTACTTCCCGCTGGCGAACGGGCTCCTCACCGGCAAGTACTCCCGCGGGAGCGCCCCCGAGGGCTCCCGGCTGTCCCACACCCGCACCAACCTCGTCCACGACGCCGACTGGGACCAGCTCGACAGGTTCTCCGCCTTCGCCGAGGAGCGGGGCCTGACCGAGCTCCAGGTCGCCTTCTCGTGGCTCGCCGCGCAGCCCTCGGTCGCGAGCGTCATCGCCGGCGCCACCAAGCCCGAGCAGATCCGCCAGAACGCCGAGGCGGCCTCGTGGGAGCCGAGCGCCGAGGACCTCGCCGAGCTCGACGAGATCTTCCCGAAGACGCCGCGCGTCGCACTCTTCTAG
- the dxs gene encoding 1-deoxy-D-xylulose-5-phosphate synthase — protein MGILDSIEGPKDLAQLGPAELEDLAGEIRKFLIRNVAQTGGHLGPNLGVVELTLAIHRIFESPRDSIIFDTGHQSYVHKLLTGRKDFSTLRQEGGLSGYPSRAESEHDIVESSHASSSLSWADGISRARKLTGEGDRYTVVVVGDGALTGGMAWEALNNIASDKDRRVVIVVNDNGRSYAPTVGGLADYLASLRTAIDKVRTAPAYEGMLEVAKRRLQNGGPVGQFVYKGLHATKKGIKDWWAPQGMFEDLGLKYVGPVDGHDQRTLEEALATAKNFAGPVIVHAITEKGHGYAPARNHEADQFHAVGVIDPETGQPTGPGGGTSWTSVFAEEIAAIADEREDVVGITGAMLIPVGLATFAQRHPDRVIDVGIAEQHAVTSAAGLAFGGLHPVVAVYATFLNRAYDQLLMDVALHKAGVTLVLDRAGVTGPDGASHHGQWDMALVQSVPGLHLAAPRDATRLREELREAIAVDDAPTVVRFSKGTVGAETEALERLDDGVDVLARTGTVAEADGETGPDVLLVAVGAMSDLALEVAQRLDHQGISSTVVDPRWVLPVPRSIISLAARHRIVVCLEDGVRAGGVGSRIRQEMRAAGVDTALNEVGLPVEFLDHGSRNQVLARVGLTAQQVAHDIVAQVLGTKVPFARPLPGQAAPTTGTLPKL, from the coding sequence TTGGGCATCTTGGATTCCATCGAGGGGCCGAAGGACCTCGCCCAGCTCGGTCCCGCCGAGCTCGAGGACCTCGCCGGGGAGATCCGGAAGTTCCTGATCCGCAATGTCGCCCAGACCGGCGGCCACCTCGGGCCGAACCTCGGCGTCGTCGAGCTGACGCTGGCGATCCACCGCATCTTCGAGTCCCCGCGCGACAGCATCATCTTCGACACCGGGCACCAGTCCTACGTCCACAAGCTCCTGACCGGCCGCAAGGACTTCTCGACCCTCCGGCAGGAGGGCGGCCTCTCCGGCTACCCCTCCCGCGCCGAGAGCGAGCACGACATCGTCGAGTCCTCGCACGCCTCCTCCTCGCTGTCCTGGGCCGACGGGATCTCCCGCGCCCGCAAGCTCACGGGCGAGGGCGACCGCTACACCGTGGTCGTGGTGGGCGATGGCGCCCTCACCGGCGGCATGGCCTGGGAGGCGCTGAACAACATTGCCTCGGACAAGGACCGCCGGGTCGTGATCGTGGTCAACGACAACGGCCGCTCCTACGCCCCGACGGTCGGTGGCCTCGCCGACTACCTCGCGTCGCTGCGCACCGCGATCGACAAGGTCCGCACGGCCCCGGCCTACGAGGGCATGCTCGAGGTCGCCAAGAGGCGCCTGCAGAACGGCGGCCCCGTCGGCCAGTTCGTGTACAAGGGCCTGCACGCCACCAAGAAGGGCATCAAGGACTGGTGGGCGCCCCAGGGCATGTTCGAGGACCTGGGGCTCAAGTACGTCGGTCCGGTGGACGGCCACGACCAGCGCACCCTCGAGGAGGCGCTCGCGACCGCCAAGAACTTCGCCGGCCCCGTGATCGTCCACGCGATCACCGAGAAGGGGCACGGCTACGCCCCGGCCCGCAACCACGAGGCCGACCAGTTCCACGCCGTCGGCGTGATCGACCCCGAGACCGGGCAGCCCACCGGGCCCGGGGGCGGCACCTCGTGGACCTCGGTCTTCGCGGAGGAGATCGCGGCGATCGCCGACGAGCGCGAGGACGTCGTGGGCATCACCGGCGCCATGCTCATCCCGGTCGGCCTCGCCACGTTCGCCCAGCGCCACCCGGACCGGGTGATCGACGTCGGCATCGCCGAGCAGCACGCCGTCACGAGCGCCGCGGGCCTCGCCTTCGGCGGCCTCCACCCCGTCGTCGCGGTGTACGCGACCTTCCTGAACCGGGCCTACGACCAGCTCCTGATGGACGTCGCGCTGCACAAGGCCGGCGTGACCCTCGTGCTGGACCGCGCGGGGGTCACCGGCCCCGACGGTGCCAGCCACCACGGCCAGTGGGACATGGCGCTCGTCCAGAGCGTGCCCGGGCTGCACCTCGCCGCCCCGCGGGACGCGACCCGGCTGCGCGAGGAGCTCCGCGAGGCCATCGCGGTCGACGACGCCCCGACCGTCGTGCGGTTCTCGAAGGGGACCGTCGGGGCCGAGACCGAGGCGCTCGAGCGCCTCGACGACGGCGTCGACGTCCTGGCCCGCACGGGCACCGTGGCCGAGGCCGACGGCGAGACGGGCCCCGACGTCCTGCTCGTGGCGGTCGGCGCCATGAGCGACCTCGCCCTCGAGGTCGCGCAGCGGCTGGACCACCAGGGCATCAGCTCCACCGTCGTGGACCCGCGCTGGGTCCTGCCCGTGCCGCGGAGCATCATCAGCCTCGCGGCGCGCCACCGCATCGTGGTGTGCCTCGAGGACGGCGTCCGCGCGGGCGGGGTGGGTTCGCGGATCCGCCAGGAGATGCGCGCCGCCGGCGTGGACACCGCGCTGAACGAGGTCGGCCTCCCGGTGGAGTTCCTCGACCACGGCTCACGGAACCAGGTGCTCGCCCGCGTGGGCCTGACCGCCCAGCAGGTCGCGCACGACATCGTCGCCCAGGTCCTGGGGACCAAGGTCCCGTTCGCCCGGCCGCTGCCGGGCCAGGCTGCCCCGACCACGGGCACGCTCCCCAAGCTGTGA
- a CDS encoding nucleoside hydrolase: protein MHENSRPVSHQPGRPPRAVLLDCDTGIDDALALLYLCSQPQVELVAVTSTPGNVDADQVAANNLALLELCGRPEVPVAIGARKPLEVPLVTTPETHGPQGIGYAELPAARRAPEARDAVDLWVEAARARPGELTALITAPLTNFALALRAEPRLPELLAGVVIMGGAYYYQGNTTPTAEWNTHVDPHAAAEVFAAFAGQPEDRLPTVCALETTERIEMHPGHLAALAEAAGCSGPELVLPDQPEGQRSTASNRLVRHVSDMLRFYFEFHRHYDQGYVAHIHDYFAATVAAGTARYAARTAAVHVETRAPRLMGTTVADYRGLWEEPPSARIVSANHPDEAFAELVASLGALARLVG, encoded by the coding sequence GTGCACGAGAACTCCCGCCCGGTGTCCCACCAGCCGGGCCGTCCGCCCCGGGCGGTGCTGCTCGACTGCGACACCGGGATCGACGACGCGCTCGCCCTGCTCTACCTGTGCAGCCAGCCGCAGGTGGAGCTCGTCGCGGTCACGAGCACCCCGGGCAACGTCGACGCCGACCAGGTCGCCGCGAACAACCTCGCCCTCCTCGAACTGTGCGGGCGGCCCGAGGTGCCCGTGGCGATCGGGGCGCGGAAGCCGCTCGAGGTCCCCCTCGTCACGACCCCTGAGACGCACGGGCCCCAGGGGATCGGCTACGCCGAGCTGCCCGCGGCGCGCCGGGCGCCCGAGGCGCGCGACGCCGTCGACCTCTGGGTCGAGGCCGCCCGCGCGCGCCCGGGCGAGCTCACGGCGCTCATCACCGCCCCGCTGACCAACTTCGCGCTCGCCCTGCGCGCCGAACCGCGCCTCCCCGAGCTGCTCGCGGGCGTGGTGATCATGGGCGGCGCCTACTACTACCAGGGCAACACGACGCCCACGGCCGAGTGGAACACCCACGTGGACCCGCACGCTGCCGCCGAGGTGTTCGCGGCGTTCGCGGGCCAGCCCGAGGACCGGCTCCCGACCGTGTGCGCGCTCGAGACCACCGAGCGGATCGAGATGCACCCGGGGCACCTTGCGGCCCTCGCCGAAGCCGCCGGCTGCAGCGGGCCGGAGCTCGTGCTCCCGGACCAGCCGGAGGGGCAGCGCTCCACCGCCTCGAACCGGCTCGTCCGGCACGTGAGCGACATGCTGCGCTTCTACTTCGAGTTCCACCGGCACTACGACCAGGGCTACGTGGCGCACATCCACGACTACTTCGCCGCCACTGTGGCCGCCGGGACCGCACGCTATGCGGCGCGGACGGCTGCCGTCCATGTCGAGACCCGCGCCCCGCGCCTGATGGGCACCACGGTCGCGGACTACAGGGGCCTGTGGGAGGAGCCGCCCTCGGCGCGCATCGTGAGCGCCAACCACCCGGACGAGGCCTTCGCAGAGCTCGTCGCCTCCCTCGGCGCCCTCGCGCGCCTGGTGGGCTAG